The nucleotide window GCCAGAAACTACCAATATTTCTAGTGCAGAAAAAATAAAAATCAATAGAGCTAAAAGAAATTCTGTTGATGAGTATGTTACTCAAATTCTACAAGGAAATATAACTTTCTTAAGTAGAGCCATTACATTAGTAGAAAGCACAAATGTTAAGCATCAAAAAAAAGCAAACGAAATTCTAGAAAGGTGTTTACCCTATGCCAATAATTCTGTAAGAATAGGAATTACAGGTGTGCCAGGTGTTGGTAAAAGTACATTTATAGAAGCTTTTGGCAAGCATTTAACAAGTAAGGGAAATAAAGTTGCTGTTTTGGCTGTAGACCCCAGTAGTTCTGTAAATAAAGGCTCTATTTTGGGTGATAAAACTAGAATGGAACAATTGGTTACAGATGAAAATGCGTTTATTAGACCTTCACCTTCAGGAACTTCTTTGGGAGGTGTTGCACAAAAAACAAGAGAATCTATAATTTTATGCGAAGCAGCTGGTTTTAATACGATTATTATTGAAACTGTTGGTGTTGGCCAATCAGAAACTGTGGTTCATTCTATGGTAGATTTCTTCTTATTACTAAAATTAGCTGGTGCAGGAGATGAATTACAAGGAATAAAAAGAGGAATTATAGAAATGGCAGATGCCATTGTTATTAATAAGGCTGATGGTGATAATGTTAAAAATGCCAAAATTGCTAAAGTTGAATTTAATAGAGCTTTACATTTATATCCTTTAAAAAATAGTAAATGGCAACCTAAGGTTTTAACAGCAAGTGCTTTGCAAAATTTAAACATAGATAAGGTAGATGAAATGATTGCTGAGTATTTACAAATTACTAAAAGCAATAATTATTTTACCGAAAAAAGAAACGAGCAAAATACGTTTTGGCTACTTTCTACAATTAACCAACAACTAAAGGATAATTTCTACAACAATCCAATTATAAACAGTGAGTTAAGCAAAGAAATTATCAATCTTAAAAATGGAAAAACAACTCCATTTAATGCTGCAAAAAGATTACTAAATTTGTAATTCTTTTGGTTGGTTTTCGACTACAAAGTATATAGTTTTGTATGAAAATGTATACAAAACATTTATATCAATTTTAGAATAGATATCATATTCTAAAGAAGCTTTTTAAACCTATGACACATCAAAATATAAAAGAATTTATAGCTCAAGTTGTAAATAATATGCCTAAAGATTGGGTAAATTTAACTACACATAGGCTTGATATTTATAATGAATCGCTTGCTAAAAGTGAATTTTTAACACAATTTGAAGCACTTTACCTTAAAA belongs to Polaribacter dokdonensis and includes:
- the meaB gene encoding methylmalonyl Co-A mutase-associated GTPase MeaB encodes the protein MNKKQSALHEKDGVSKPETTNISSAEKIKINRAKRNSVDEYVTQILQGNITFLSRAITLVESTNVKHQKKANEILERCLPYANNSVRIGITGVPGVGKSTFIEAFGKHLTSKGNKVAVLAVDPSSSVNKGSILGDKTRMEQLVTDENAFIRPSPSGTSLGGVAQKTRESIILCEAAGFNTIIIETVGVGQSETVVHSMVDFFLLLKLAGAGDELQGIKRGIIEMADAIVINKADGDNVKNAKIAKVEFNRALHLYPLKNSKWQPKVLTASALQNLNIDKVDEMIAEYLQITKSNNYFTEKRNEQNTFWLLSTINQQLKDNFYNNPIINSELSKEIINLKNGKTTPFNAAKRLLNL